In Poecile atricapillus isolate bPoeAtr1 chromosome 9, bPoeAtr1.hap1, whole genome shotgun sequence, the following are encoded in one genomic region:
- the IP6K2 gene encoding inositol hexakisphosphate kinase 2, whose translation MSPAFGAMEVEHYSKGVLLEPFVHQVGGHSCVLRFNDKTICKPLIQREHQFYETLPTEMRKFTPQYEGVVSVSFEEDEDGNLCLIAYPLNGDHDNLENLDNSDCEPKSKLLRWTNKKTVLLENEKISKEWVRQHRKEEKMKSHKLEEEFEWLKKSEVLYYTVEKKGNVSSQFKHHNPWSMKCHQQQLQRMKENAKHRNQYKFILLENLTSRYEVPCVLDLKMGTRQHGDDASEEKKANQIRKCQQSTSAVIGVRVCGMQVYQAGTGQLMFMNKYHGRKLSVQGFKEALYQFFHNGKYLRRELFESVIKKLTELKSVLEKQESYRFYSSSLLIIYDGKERQEVAVDSDPEDLEDLSEESSDESAGAYAYKPTASTVDVRMIDFAHTTCKYYGEDSVVHEGQDTGYVFGLQNLIDIIKEIRDESSE comes from the exons ATGAGCCCAGCATTTGGAGCAATGGAAGTGGAGCACTATTCCAAGGGAGTCCTGCTCGAGCCTTTTGTCCACCAAGTTGGAGGACACTCCTGTGTCCTCCGGTTTAATGACAAGACCATCTGTAAACCTCTTATTCAGAGAGAACACCAGTTCTATGAGACTCTCCCGACAGAAATGCGTAAATTCACTCCACAATATGAGG gtGTGGTATCCGTGAGCTTTGAAGAGGATGAAGATGGAAATTTATGTCTAATAGCATATCCATTAAATGGGGACCACGATAACTTAGAAAACTTAGATAACTCTGACTGTGAACCCAAAAGTAAGCTATTGCGGTGGACTAACAAAAAGACAGTGTTGTTAGAAAATGAGAAGATATCTAAGGAGTGGGTCCGACAGcacaggaaagaggaaaaaatgaaaag TCACAAACTGGAGGAAGAATTTGAGTGGCTGAAGAAATCTGAAGTCTTGTATTATACTgtagagaaaaaaggaaatgtcaGTTCTCAGTTTAAACACCATAATCCTTGGAGCATGAAATGTCACCAGCAACAGTTACAGCGGATGAAGGAAAATGCAAAGCACCGAAACCAATATA AATTCATTTTGCTGGAGAACCTGACGTCTCGCTATGAGGTTCCGTGTGTGCTGGACCTGAAGATGGGGACCCGGCAGCACGGCGATGACGCGTCCGAGGAGAAGAAGGCGAATCAAATCCGCAAGTGTCAGCAGAGCACCTCGGCCGTGATCGGAGTGCGAGTCTGTGGCATGCAG GTCTACCAGGCAGGTACTGGCCAGCTGATGTTCATGAATAAATACCATGGAAGAAAACTCTCAGTCCAAGGATTCAAAGAAGCACTTTACCAGTTCTTTCATAATGGCAAATACCTGCGCAGGGAACTCTTTGAGTCTGTTATTAAAAAACTTACAGAACTCAAGTCTGTGCTGGAGAAACAGGAGTCCTATCGCTTCTATTCAAGCTCCTTGCTGATCATCTATGAtggaaaggaaaggcaggaagTTGCCGTTGACTCGGATCCAGAGGACCTAGAGGACCTTTCAGAGGAATCTTCAGATGAGTCAGCAGGAGCCTATGCCTACAAACCAACTGCCAGTACTGTCGATGTCCGCATGATAGACTTTGCCCACACAACCTGCAAGTACTATGGAGAAGATAGTGTGGTGCATGAGGGCCAAGACACGGGTTACGTTTTTGGACTCCAGAATTTAATAGatattattaaagaaataagAGACGAAAGTAGTGAATAA